The DNA window CGACAATCTATTTTTGATTTGCATCTGAATCCTTTTGTACTTCAATAACTTACAGTCAATCACAACCTTAGCTAATGCTAATAGTAGATGTGAACCAATCTGTCCATCAAACCATACTAGGAGGTTATTAACACTCAGgacattttgaaatgattgaTTTGGGAATTATTGAATGGAATAAATGGAATTTGCAAGTCATATTATTACCACCACATTTTTGCATTGTGAATGTTGCACTGACTGGGAATTTGTATCAGCATTCTAGCGTTACAAACTCCAAATGGCTGTATTGGTTATTCAAACATGTCTGATGAgctgtttcatttattatttgtacattattttattgtttataaTAGCAACATCATTAGTGATTATAGCACTGCTTAGATGTCTAGAATTTCGACCCTACAGAGACAAAAATGCTGACGAACCTTTCAAAGTAAGCTTGATATGGTAATACTCATGTACCACCACACCCCTGATGAATGTCCAGACAGAatcactgagacagacagagagagagagagagagagagagagagagagagagagagagagaggaaaacagcaaggaaaggaaagaatggAATCTGGCGTACCCTCATGCTGCCGACCTAACCCTTTGAGTGACATAGCTTCACTCGTAGCTTCAATATGTACCCAACGTTACAAAAAGGCATTGAAGTGAGGAGAGTATTGTCATATGATGTTCTGTTTCGTGTTTCATAAGTCAGTCCTTAGCCCCTCAGTTCAGTGGCTGCATCTTTAAGAATCTCAGAAAATCTTCAGTAAAGAATCCATTTCCTGTTCTTGTGCCTGCCTCACTTCCTGCAACAAGCCCAGACAATTGAATTAGCTCCTTTTCCATCTGGGTGTCTGGCTTCCTTCAGTATCAATtcatctccttctccctcttctctctctctctctctctctctctctctctctctgctctctgtctcctatTACTATCAGCCAGTGATCAGTGATGTTTCCTATCCTCCCCTCCTCACACTCTGTAAGCTGCAATTCTAAACTCACAGGGCTCTCTCCTAAATACCATAGACAGCTTGAGTCATAACCCTAAACCCCAAGTCAACCCCAAAGCATGAATTTTAACCCTAACTGCAGGTGGGACTGGGGGTGGgatggtgtgggggtggggggtgaagggtgaaggggggggggggggttgctgagTGGAGAGTtgagaacagagaacaggctTTAAAAatgggaggagaaaaaggagaggaggaggagagatggagaggttgGTTGTTGgtaggaggaggagagatggagaggttgGTTGTTGGTAGGGGGAGGGGCAGTTGCCTCACTAATGGCTTTTTAAAAAGGTTACTGCCCGTCGCTTCTCTCTCATAATGGGGCTCTGGCTGTGCTGGAAATGCAATTTCCGGGAAAGATAATGTGGGAGCGAGATGGGGTCATGtgtacagaaagaaagaaagaaagagagagagagagagagagagagaaagagagagagagagaaattggaatgggaccgtgtgtgtgtgtgtgcatgtgtgtgtgtgtatgtgtgtgtctgcttgtctgtgtttctgtgtgtgtttggagaccTTGTTGTAGAAAGGAGGTATGTGTGATGGACTCACTCTATTAATTCTTAATGGTGTATTGTCTTTGGCCACACTGCTGTTATGTATCTAAACACAATTACTGAGCTTCCTGTTGGGCAGCCTTAATCACATACACTCATTAACCCCAGTATCTTAGAGTAGTGTTGACTCAGGCACAGAGTGATGACtctttcatgcatttttaaaaggcTTTGATGAGCATTTTAAGAAGCATCACTTAGAGCATATCACATCACAGAAAGAAACagtaagagagatagagagagggatagatagaaacacacacagaaagagagagggagagagagagagagagagagagagagagagagagagagagagatcatcagTGTGGTATTTCTGGAATATAAGATACAGCAGACAGATCACGCTTTATTAACGTGAAATTTAGAAACATACATGTCACTATGTAGCAGGGTGTGAAGTGCTTTTATCTAAAAACTTCTCTGAGGTTTTATAGAGGAAGGGGTTTGAGAGtggaaagaatgacagagaaatgataTAATGAAAGAGTAAATGAatggggggaaaagagaaaatatgattTTGTTAAAGCAACATCTTTACATATACAGTTTCAACAGATGAAGTGACAAATGTAGCAACTTATTCTTAGTGTCAGCAGAACActcttcatccatccatccatccatccatccatccatccatccatgcttTCCTGTAAGGTGAAGGTTGAtgagttcactctctctctcatgtggtGACTGAATCTAAATAAATTGCGTCACACAGACTACCCTCATTTCCTCCTTGTTTCCTTCCTCAGCTAATGATGATTGCACACACAACATCAACTCCtacatcagacagacagacagacagaaagagagacagacagagacagagacagagaaatagaacGAGAGAGTAAAGCTGGTCCTATAGGCTCACATATATAGATTCCAGCTAATTTTTGCCCTCATCTCATAATTACAGACTGTGTCCATTCTTAAAGCAATCAGAGACAACAGTGTTTGGATGATATGAAAACCAGTTACCCAGCACTGGAGCACCTTCCCTGTGAGTGGTAAAGTACAGACTTGGATTCTCTACAGAGGCATTAATCCCACTAGAATCCCGCTAGAATACGTACAGAACTTAATGTATTCATAAAAGTCGCCCACATTCATAAAAGTTGCCCACAAATAAATTCAATTTTGTAAATTTATTTTGTAGATCCTAATTCCATAATTGCACCCCTCTCAGAAAGAGCAATGAATCTAGTTTTTACCGTAACCCATTGACAgtatgttctttctctttctctttctctctctctcactccccctctctgtctcgctctcattctctgtctctctctctctgtttctctctctttaactccaTAGTGGACAACAGTAACGTCAGTGAAAGGCTGCCAACTctcttcccactctctctcccactctgtccctccctctctctatctgtctcttacTCATAACATCAGTGACTGAGACTGTTGCGTGTGGTCTGGTTGATTAAGATATGGTTAAGAAATGATAAGCTAATGTTATTGCAGTAATGACTGAGATGCCTTCTCTGACACCAGGAAATACTTGGAGTACCTGAGCAAGAAAAGGTGTCTCACCTGTATGAGAGGCCAAACTTTCAGTGAGAACATACTAAAGGGATTATTTCTCACTaacaaatttcatttcagtaaGAGCCTAGATTCAgttgcaaatacacacacacacacacacacacacacacacacacacacacacacacacacacacacacacacacacacacacacacacacacacacacacacagggctggaaaaagtaaaagtagaagtactcttgctaaaggAAAAAGTATTCTAAACAGGTCTAAAATAGTAAATTTACAATTTACTAAAACGGTTATCAGTTTAACTGTACTTAGaatactttttctcttttttagcAAGAATCTTCTCAAGAATCTTCTACTTTTAATTTTTCCACtactgcacgcacacacacacacacacacacacacacacacatacaaaatcgTGGTGTCACTAAACTGAGTTGACTTGTACCCCCTTGTGGTGAAACAGTAACATTACCGATCAAACAGAGCCAAAGCAGGCTCACgcacaaaatgtgataaataaCGTGTAATAGTGTTGCTCAAGTTACTACGCGATAAGTAACAGAGGAGCAAAAGGGAGACGACACATGATCTcaagagaacaaacaaagcaaccaatttacataaaaacactgtatgtaGTGATGGTGCAGTAACCCACTGGTGGATTCTCCTGCCAAAGTAAGTGTACCCTCTCTGTGCTCGAGGCAAGATTATTTTGAATTGCAAGATTTTACTGCTTTGCATATCAAGATCTGCTTCATTAAATTCTAATTCTGTAGTACAATAATTTAATTATACTAGTTTATGATCTGAATTATATCTGAAGGCATTATCTCTCCATCCCAGACCAGACGAACAATCATTTTATACGTCATAGTGTGTGCAGCAGTATGAAAGAGAATACTTTGTCATGGTCTTAACTATTTGAATTTGTACTGTATGTGAACCTGTAGTGTGCTTCTGATTTTACATGGATGTAGTTTGGTCCGTGTAGTTGATATTTAATGCTTAAAATGTGAACTGTGACACATAGTAGCAGTCAATTAAGCTAAATCTTAGAAATCTTTAACAGCAGCCAGTAAATATTTTCAGTACTTCCTACTCACACTGAACTTCAGACTATGCTAATTTTGTGTCCATAGCAACCCTTACGTATCACAGGAGACGTATTTCTGCGGAAGTCAGCGAAACAAACGACGTACAACATGAATGTTTACCTTTAACTGAGCTAACTGAAATAAAAGTGAGAACTTTGTAATCTTAAcagtatattttttaaatttgttttcttgAAGCGAGGATAGACACACAACAAGTATGGGAACAACAGCCAGTCAATTACCGAAAGAGCTCCTTTCAGAGTATCAGGTAAGAATTGCTAACTGCCTAGCTAACTAACTAGCCATCATAGTACGTTTAACTAAACTACGTCAAGTCGTAATCCTAAAAGCTAATTGACGGTTTCAAGTTCGACATTTATTACTGTTTTGGAACTTTTCTAAACGCTTTATAATTTGATGTTGTTCCGACCGTCGACGAAACGCCGGCGGATGGCCTCTTAATCTGCTAGATTACTGTTTATAATGTAAAACAGACAattaaaaatgtcaaagaaaTGTCACAGAAACATAACTGTCTGTCATCACGTCCATTAAACTAACATCAAGAGCTAAAATGTTACTTGATGAGTAACCGTACTTTGCTTAATGTTTGACGTGTTAATGTTCATTTCTGTAGTGCTTTTCTCATTAAAAGTTAAACCTGACAGTTTTTTGGGTAATAACGTTGTATTACAACTTATTCATTTGAGGGGTTCGTAAAATACATCAGTCGTGTGTTATATTAATACGGTATATCTTTTCAGGAATTGACTTTTTTGACAAAGCAAGAAATCTTACTGTAAGTACAATTCTTTCCTGTCATTACTTTACTTTGTATGTCGAGAGACTGGCGAACTCAGACTTCCTTGTGAGGTGGACTTTGATGTATTGCACTGCAAAGTGAACGGTGAAACTTAAGTCATTGAGGAGATGTTACGTACAGATGCGTGTGTTCTCACAGGTTTGTATAAACTTTATTAGGGCACACAAAAGATTTAGTGAACTTGCtggaaaagaagacagacacCACCCTAACCCAAGAGTACCTATGAGTAAAATTCTCATGCTACCTGAACTCAAGGTGAGAAAGTTTTAATATGTTCATGAAAATATGAgaagtgtttctttttcctctgagagACTACAAATTCAGTGCATCTTTGTCAGCATATCTtacatgctgtgtttttaatatgaGATTTTATTCCCTGAATTCCGTCTTTTAGTCCAACCCTTTTCGGGAAAGAATCTGCCAGGTCTTCTCAACTTCTGATGTTAAGGATGGGAGCTTAAGCTTTGAGGACTTTTTGGATCTCTTGAGTGCCTTCAGTGATTCAGCAACCCTTGAAATAAAATCTCACTATGCATTCAGAATCTTCGGTAATGTCTGTACCAGTTACATTCATGTGTTCTTATAAAGAATGGGTTATTCAGAATGACAAACAGGAGAGATCCTATAACACTTTTCTGTCGATTCTAGACTTTGATGATGATGGCACACTGGATTCAAGTGACCTGGAGAAGCTGGTGAACTGTTTGACAGGAGACACAGACGACACAAGACTCACCGCAGAAGAGATGAGACAGCTTATAAGCAATGTGAGTTCACTGGATTCAGTTTGCATTTTGTGTCCCATGGCAATCTTTGTTGCATACAGCTGGACCCAAAGAGACATTTGAGGCACAGCTCAAAACTCCTGCAGGTCTCTACTAAAGTTGTCCCTTGTGTTCTCTGTCTAATTCTACAGATACTGGAAGAATCAGATATTGATAAAGATGGAACTGTGAACCTCTCTGAATTTCAGCATGTTATTTCCAGATCTCCTGATTTTGTCAGGTAAGGAGAATTCGTTTTAATGACTGTCTTAAATGTCCTCAGTAATAATTTGTAACTAACAGAGGGGTTGTTCTCCAGTTCCTTTAAGATTGTTCTGTGAAGTCTACGAAAGAGTGACGACAGGAGGGGAGTGATATCATGGTCCAAATTCACACCAGACATGAGCATTCACTGattttacaaatgatttttaTGTAATGccttacatttaaaaacaaaacaaaactgtttttcagGATTTTTTCCCAATGTTTTTCTAATAATTTTCTGtccatattttacatatttttatgaAAGAATTGTTAACTGTCTAACCTGTATTTTACAAAACTTGTTTGCATATTAAATAAACTATTAATTATATGTCTGCTCATTCTTAAAGCAGAGTAACATTTGCATTAAGAAGGAGAATTTTTTCTCTGTACAGCACGCACAAATGTGTTCCATAACCCACAGACTACATCTTGCACCCACAATCCATGGCTTGAAAAGTAGGCCACAAGCATAGGTTCATCTGAACTGCACTCTGAACCATGGCCTAGCTGGCCATAGTTtcctgtgtcaaaaaaaaagtgcaaatgtaaTTAGTCACTCTTAGGAAACGCTGATACTACTTCTGTTCTCATGTCATCTTATTTAGAGTAGTGAAAATCACTAGACACTTGTGTATGCTTTGTGCACAGTTATCAAAAAAGTCTAAGTCAGTGTTGTTCAGATTTCATAAAACTAGGAAGTGAACACTCATACCCCATCCCCAGGTGTAGAGATTGCCTGTACCtatgagaggaaacacacacacacacacacacacacacagttgaattTACAGTGAAATTCACGCATATTCTAAATTTCCTGATGGAAAATCGAAGTGGCTCTTACTTGAGATGGCAGCTGTGTGGCGAGATCCACAGCTGACTTTGGTGATTTCTGTTTCCCGTGCAATATCGATCAAGGCTGGGAAAGCTTGGACTGAGATTAATACGTCCTTACTGCTCTCTCCTTCATCCTGTCTCGTCTGTTCTTCATTTCCTAAAGAGAGAAGCCAAAATATTATTTCCTAGAGATTATTTTAAGTGTGGAGATTATGGAATTGATATCTGGGTTGAGACGGTAACCTGTTCTTTTGACGTTCAGACGCTCTTCTTTAAGGCCTTTTGATGGAAGGCCTAGTTGGCCACTTTCATTCCAGCCCCAAATGTACAGGTCACCTCCTGctgtttaaaaagacatttaactcaacattcacacattacagaatttgaaaaaaaaaaaaaagaagcgtgAGTtacttttttcatcttctctgcCTCAGACAATATGTACGATGCCATGATGTAATCTATCAAAACATTGTGTGAACTCTATTCAGATATTTTGCTTTTACAAGGGGGGTCTACAAATAACTTCTACAAGAAGCTAAGTTCTCTGCAGCTACATTAAGGTCGATTTTAGTCACCCATGTCAATTACACAGGCCCTGATGTGACAATATCAATAAACAATGGAAATCGGGTGGTAATATCACAAACTTGACTTTTCACTGATCTTATCACAACCTTCGGAAGATCAAGGTCTTATTGCgctaaccacacacaaaaaaatagtCGTTCTTCCAAGACTACCATCATAGTGGATTCACGAAGTTCTGGGAAGATTAGGGAGTGTtatgacacaaaacaaattatttttaccACTGATGCAGGCAGAGTGCCAGCCACCTGCAGCCACTGTACTCATAGGAACACCCCACAGTGCCTCTACAGCTCGCGGTTCTTTCCCATCCACTAGACTGCCGTGACCCAGCTGCCCGTGGCTGCCAAGAGAGCACAggcaaactcacacaaacagaaggtGCGTACAGAGCAGGCACTAATTACAAAAATGCAGCACAAAGTAACAAAATTCCTAttccacctcccccaccccctacctGCCAGAACCCCACGTGTAAACGGTTCCACAGGCACTTAGGAGAATGACGTGTTCTGTTCCCAGGGCTAAGTGTACAGCTTGCAGGTCCGGAGGGAGAGGACGGAAAAATGGGGGCTTTGAGGCAATGTAGCCCCCCGGCACCAAAGGCAGTCTTAAAGAGTGCTCTGTACGAACGCATAAAATAACTTCAACGCTTTTAAAACTTTCCACATGCTATATGAGGACTGTGAATTTTATATAGACGACAACAATACCAGTGGTATCTGGGGTGTGCAGATCCATCTTCCAAACAAGTGCCTTCTTGTGCTGCTGATGACACCAGCCTTCAATTTTGTCTACGAAACTAAGGGTCAGGCAACTTTCATTAATAAGGGCATCTGTGCACCCTCGGCTCTCGAGAACGTGATCACATCTGTCACCGTCTGCAGAGTTAGAGCCAAAACCGGAGAGACAGACGTAGCTGTCACCTGAAATAGGGGTAAAGGTGTGAAATTACTCGTTTTCTTTAAATGTGCATGGTTATCGTGCTAAATAATTGACAGGATACGATTTGTGGGAACCACTAATGAGCCAACGTCATATGCTGGCTCACTCACATAGTGGTTTGGAGGTGACTGGAACGTCATTAGGAATTTCAAATTTACAATTGTGCCACAGAGGTTTGTCACCAACAGACAAAAACTGATACAAGGCACTGAATGTTAAAAACTCCTTACCACTTGATCATGAGGAGACATCAAGTGAAGAGCTTTTAAAAGTTTTCTAATTTTCATTCTCTAACCGTTTAAATGAATGGTAGCTCGCCGACTCCAGCTAGCCCCAATGTTAACGCTTCTTTCTGCAGACGTTAGATTACTCTCCCCTTTCTGGTTCACCGCCCCGTAGCACAGTTTCAAAAGTAGCGGAGAGGTTACTTTGATGCTTTCGCTGTCAGTCTTAAACTCCGAGCGTGAGCATATCTGTCCAAACCCGTTAAAACCAAAGCCAAACCAATTCAGTAAACCTATATCTTGTTGCTGGCTCATGTTGCCTCGGTTTTGAAAGCGGATGTCAGCGGAAATGACAAAAGCATGCACTGAGACGCTCGAACTCTGTACACGTTGGAATGCATCAACACAAAATTGCAGCGTTTTCAGCACAGAAAACTTGAAGAATCCAGTGAGCACTAAAGTTAACCGTTGCTTGTTTATTTACCTCCCGTAACCTGGAGGACAGAGAAGGCGGGGCCGAACTTTTATCGAAACTTAGTGAGGTGTTACATGAAAATCCGTCACCATCATCGTGTGACTATGGGTGGCGCTATGAGGCTCGCATGTAGACAGCGGTAAAATTAGTTCCATGTCACTACATAAAGCCACATACGCCAAAGGTCAGAGTggaaatgttttattctctttGGCAGTGTCGTGATGTTTTTTTGCGCTGAATAAAGCAGTTGTATTGCAGTACCCTTAAGACGATGTGTTGTTTTAACTTAACTTACGTCGTAGGGTAGCTCATTAACAGATTTTCACCTTCCAAAAGCTCAGACAGGAAAGCTATAAATGTTCTCATTATTTTGAATAGATACACAAAGCCGATTACATACAGTTTGTGTTATTTACAGCTCTTCATCAGTGACATAAGGAATTTTCAGTTTGGATAGGAGCAACATCCACAGACGTGACATGCAACttcattttaaagatttaaattTCCTCTGCtttcagattttaaaacagttcTGTCTGGTGTTGATAATGTACTGTCTCCATTATTCAGCAGATCCACCAAAAGGACAGAAACTGATATGACCCTATGGTGCATGTCCTTTCAAATTCATAAGTAAAACATGTTGAATAGTATGCAGTTTCTTTCTATGGTTACACTCAGCTGAGTGCTTCAAAATACTTCAGTCACAGTAAATCATAAAGCGAAAGACTTGCAGTGAAATGGTATCCAAATAAAAAGTAGAAAGTAAAAGTAAAGTATTTCAATAGAAACAAATACAATTAAGAGTTTGATAACTTATGTTTTAATGCAACATTTAAAAACTTGacaaacagcaacaagaaatgattcaaaaatctgtaaacaaaaattacaGGATCGAGTGATTAAAAACAGTTGAGGAACACCAGTAACCACGATTAAAGTCCATGCTGAATATATTGGAATACATGCAAGTAAATCATGTGAAATTTGCATTAAATTCCAAAAATATTCACTTGatcaagacaaacaaaaaagatggcataaaataaatattatgttaTGTTCTATATTTTAATTCTTAAATTTATAGAAAATATTAGACTTTAATAATTTACAGAATTGACAACAAAACTTTCTGAagttacacatttatttaaaacaaataaaaagtctgaaatattcattcagCCCAGTATTCTTCCACCACGAGGACAGCCCTAATAAGTTTTCTGTACTGTCTTGTGGTCAATGCAGTGTGTTTGGACTTAAGTCTGGAGACAGTGTGATATCCATTGCTAAAACTGTTGTTGTAAATTAACCATTTCTAGACTCTTGATGGGGCATAGGCTCATGTTCTTGCTGAACAATCAAAATGCTGACAAGTGTCAACTTTTACAGAGAGGAAACCAGATATTTGGCCAAAATATCTTGGCATTTGCTGGAGCTAACTATTCAGTTGTCCTTAAAAATGTCTACTGATGTCAGACTTTTCACTGGTACGCATGGACAATAGCCCAACTTTGGTTTCATCTCATCTCACATCACTGCTCATGACAACTTAAGTTCCAGTTTTGTTTACCAAGAGATTTTGGCATTAACCTGAATAGCTTTTTAGTGACCTTTCCAGAGGCCTAAGGtgtacagtaaaaaaagaaaggtttgcTTTGAGCAAAATGTTGTCTATGTGTTTTGTGGTTCAGGAATGCAGGGTCCCACCATTCTGCAGGGCTAGCTCTGTTCCACAGAGAAGTTGGTTTCTGCCCTGTGAGGGAGAAGAGTTCACAGATTAGAAACACCCAAAGTCTAAATTCACTGCTGTAGTGTTCTTTGACATGTggatgatagaaaaaaaaaaaatttgtgcgCATAAAGACCTAAAAATGTAAGACATCTTCTAAAGAATCAGTCCTTGAAGTTTTCATAATTCTTGATTAATAATCTACTTGTTTTGGATAGTAAACTGcaatatataaacatttatacTTCTCATTTTATATTACAGCAGTCATAATACATACAACTATATAAGTTGTAATAATCAGTATCTATATATTCAGATTGCACAAGAATTTCACAATGCCATTTGCAAAATGACCAATTTTTCTTAATATTAGTTCAAATGTAAGATTTAATTACAAATTCACGTTAGAACCAAGATAACTAAAACCAATTTCCCTTCTTACACAGCATTTAATTTATTACACCATTTAACTGTAAATGCTGTTCCACAAGTTCACACAGGCACCTGACCCTAGTATTAAGCACAATCAAGTTTGCATGAAATGTATCAAATTTAGTTGGGTTTAGGGACATTAAAAGAAACCATAGACAAATCacaatttataacactgaagaTTGTGTAGCCAATTGGGTGGGTGTAGCCAGACATAGAACCATATGGAATTATGGGATTCCGTCTACTGAAATTCTCTGCCACCTGCAAATAGTTTTGCATGGAAGCCCAGAACATTGAAACTAATAAATTGGAATTGGTT is part of the Chanos chanos chromosome 13, fChaCha1.1, whole genome shotgun sequence genome and encodes:
- the cib1 gene encoding calcium and integrin-binding protein 1 is translated as MGTTASQLPKELLSEYQELTFLTKQEILLAHKRFSELAGKEDRHHPNPRVPMSKILMLPELKSNPFRERICQVFSTSDVKDGSLSFEDFLDLLSAFSDSATLEIKSHYAFRIFDFDDDGTLDSSDLEKLVNCLTGDTDDTRLTAEEMRQLISNILEESDIDKDGTVNLSEFQHVISRSPDFVSSFKIVL
- the rccd1 gene encoding RCC1 domain-containing protein 1; protein product: MSQQQDIGLLNWFGFGFNGFGQICSRSEFKTDSESIKVTSPLLLKLCYGAVNQKGESNLTSAERSVNIGASWSRRATIHLNGDSYVCLSGFGSNSADGDRCDHVLESRGCTDALINESCLTLSFVDKIEGWCHQQHKKALVWKMDLHTPDTTGIVHSLRLPLVPGGYIASKPPFFRPLPPDLQAVHLALGTEHVILLSACGTVYTWGSGSHGQLGHGSLVDGKEPRAVEALWGVPMSTVAAGGWHSACISAGGDLYIWGWNESGQLGLPSKGLKEERLNVKRTEQTRQDEGESSKDVLISVQAFPALIDIARETEITKVSCGSRHTAAISSTGNLYTWGWGNYGQLGHGSECSSDEPMLVAYFSSHGLWVQDVVCGLWNTFVRAVQRKNSPS